The Oncorhynchus tshawytscha isolate Ot180627B linkage group LG08, Otsh_v2.0, whole genome shotgun sequence genome window below encodes:
- the LOC121838624 gene encoding ras-related protein Rab-33A-like — translation MANESFGNEGGTGSRNSNFTSSVDLSTSLDSSVQTRIFKIIVIGDSNVGKTCLTFRFTGGSFPEKTEATIGVDFREKAVEIEGEKIKVQVWDTAGQERFRKSMVEHYYRNVHAVVFVYDVTKMNSFQNLKTWIQECNGHRVSPTVPRVLVGNKCDLVSHIQVPSNTALKFADAHNMLLFETSAKDPKESQNVDSIFMCLACRLKAQKSLLYRDVEREDGRVRLSQETDVNKSNCPC, via the exons ATGGCAAATGAATCTTTTGGAAATGAGGGAGGTACCGGTTCGAGAAACTCAAATTtcacatcatctgtggatctcagCACGTCCTTAGATTCAAGTGTTCAGACTCGAATATTTAAAATAATTGTAATCGGGGATTCAAATGTAGGGAAGACCTGCTTAACCTTCCGCTTCACCGGAGGAAGCTTTCCCGAGAAGACGGAGGCGACAATCGGTGTGGATTTCAGGGAGAAAGCAGTGGAAATAGAGGGCGAAAAAATAAAG GTTCAGGTGTGGGACACTGCAGGACAGGAGCGCTTCAGAAAGAGCATGGTAGAACACTACTACCGCAATGTGCACGCTGTCGTTTTCGTTTACGATGTCACTAAGATGAACTCATTCCAGAACCTGAAGACGTGGATCCAGGAGTGCAACGGGCACCGTGTCTCACCCACTGTGCCTCGGGTACTGGTGGGTAACAAGTGTGACCTGGTTAGTCATATCCAAGTACCCTCCAACACTGCCCTCAAGTTTGCAGATGCCCACAACATGCTGCTGTTTGAGACCTCGGCGAAGGACCCCAAGGAGAGCCAAAATGTGGACTCCATTTTCATGTGCCTGGCATGTCGGCTGAAAGCCCAGAAGTCCCTGCTGTACAGGGATGTtgagagggaggatggaaggGTTAGGCTTTCACAAGAGACAGATGTTAATAAGAGTAACTGCCCTTGTTGA
- the selenot2 gene encoding selenoprotein T2 produces MAEYSQTGILTALLLFTVVTVKDIYVGRSMMTQHPAQASDSLNMGADLLRDADPQRLSKQALYTGPVLKFQFCISUGYSKVFQEYSRSISQLYPDIRIEGENYPPTTINKYLGNLFSYFKLLAIALVVSGQNPFAMLGLETPRAWTWTQENKIFSCLMTFFLSNMLETHFLSTGAFEITLNDVPIWSKLQSGYVPNIQEIFQILDNHIKMNQVDKISFPSL; encoded by the exons ATGGCAGAATATAGCCAAACGGGTATCTTGACGGCGCTTCTGCTGTTCACAGTTGTCACTGTAAAAGACATTTACGTCGGGAGGTCCATGATGACTCAACACCCAGCGCAGGCCTCTGACAGCCTGAATATGGGGGCTGATCTTTTGCGGGATGCCGACCCACAGAGGCTCAGCAAGCAGGCCCTCTACACTGGGCCAGTGCTGAAATTCCAGTTTTG CATCTCCTGAGGGTATAGCAAGGTGTTCCAGGAGTACTCCCGGTCTATCAGCCAGTTGTACCCGGACATCCGCATAGAAGGGGAAAATTACCCTCCCACAACCATCAACAA ATATCTCGGAAATTTATTTTCCTATTTCAAACTTCTTGCCATTGCCCTGGTTGTCAGTGGACAAAATCCCTTCGCTATGCTTGGACTGGAGACTCCCAGAGCATGGACGTGGACTCAAGAAAATAAG ATATTCTCGTGCCTGATGACATTCTTCCTCAGTAACATGTTGGAGACCCACTTCTTGTCCACCGGTGCATTTGAAATCACACTAAATG ATGTACCAATCTGGTCCAAGCTGCAGTCAGGATACGTACCCAATATTCAGGAGATCTTCCAAATCCTTGATAATCACATTAagatgaatcaagttgacaagaTCTCCTTTCCATCTCTGTAG
- the LOC112256018 gene encoding lateral signaling target protein 2 homolog isoform X2 yields MNECIPGERANRDFYVKFPDEIQQENLEGQLWFGAECLAAGSIIMNQEAESEAMRPLAKELTRCIDEVRNIARDQALRNRNIYTELLCQALRKFDNLFAGFEFSYVSAMVPVKSFKQYDIQQDVTVLFCETVSRALKRGYITQDLIDDYEPALMFTIPRLAIVCGLMVFPDGPMKLDGELEDMSELFRPFHSLLKKIRNLLRTLKEEELHSLERNLCVTHEEGLVARRCSSAIPHSAITLAQQLEHTMHGKQGAKSQSSVPPQACVVMEEDKEDNPSLLQVEPGRLEWDPEVELSSSMQTDIMEMELLSMMFYQAGDEMSSFLSPAPSQTSSPYPQRRGAASLTPSPMASPLRLRRAGSRVSSGGWSSGGSSVDKEERVFYMDDLDGTQKQGYSLPNSPYLNMRRNMSCPSSPWTSLSRKCAEAALQRSKNWPSSSRLSIPDPAALSVRPIYLNGEGLSQNVSQDVLETAELIAQRMKRMKLSVTVINPPSPNLSTWTEKVKEEKDDDEDDDEEDSQLQSLNEGATYCQISPCICLQCPSLHIFPPDHDTYGCLTPQTQGPPLSVVRSPALSPREQGKERSHVLGPRFSSLRAKGQQRDGVPASVTCPSLTQWRTNGDGKAEQRVVEAEPEESPPSQFSYQPSSNNTEGIEHPDIQLACHNIRSRFNSSGDLLHRLFVCISGVADQLQSNYSSDLRTILKTLFQIMTTKTVLAEEDKKRKASLGLSNKALEDCALCMEWLSASPSMEQDVQCEALPNWVPDEACSVCTACNAPFTLIRKKHHCRSCGKIFCSRCSARSAPLPRYGQVKAVRVCTHCYMFHVTPFCPWNSN; encoded by the exons ATGAATGAGTGTATTCCAGGCGAGAGAGCCAACCGAGATTTCTATGTCAAGTTCCCAGACGAGATCCAACAAGAGAACCTGGAAGGCCAGCTGTGGTTTGGAGCTGAG TGTTTGGCTGCTGGCTCCATCATCATGAACCAGGAGGCTGAGAGCGAGGCAATGCGTCCCCTAGCAAAGGAACTCACTCGCTGCATAGATGAAGTACGGAACATCGCCCGTGACCAGGCTCTTCGCAATCGGAACATCTATACAGAGCTACTGTGCCAGGCCTTGAGAAAATTTGACAACCTGTTTGCAGGTTTCGAGTTCAG CTATGTTTCAGCCATGGTACCAGTCAAGTCCTTTAAACAGTATGACATCCAACAGGATGTCACTGTGCTGTTCTGTGAGACAGTGTCCAG GGCACTAAAACGGGGATATATCACTCAAGACCTGATCGATGACTATGAGCCTGCACTCATGTTTACAATCCCACGATTAGCTATAGTGTG tggtctaATGGTGTTTCCTGATGGCCCCATGAAGCTGGATGGTGAGTTGGAGGACATGTCTGAGTTATTCAGGCCCTTCCACTCTTTACTGAAGAAAATTAG GAATCTCCTGCGCACGCTCAAGGAAGAAGAGCTTCATTCGTTGGAACGCAACCTCTGTGTCACTCATGAAGAGGGTTTGGTTGCCCGCCGCTGTTCTTCAGCCATACCACATTCAGCCATCACTCTGGCCCAGCAACTAGAGCATACCATGCATGGGAAGCAGGGGGCAAAGTCCCAGTCAAGTGTTCCTCCTCAGGCATGTGTCGTGatggaggaggacaaggaggacaACCCTTCCCTCCTGCAAGTTGAACCTGGCCGTTTAGAGTGGGACCCAGAGGTTGAGCTGtcatcctccatgcagactgacatcatGGAGATGGAGCTGCTCAGCATGATGTTCTACCAGGCGGGAGATGAGATGTCCAGCTTTCTGTCCCCAGCACCCAGCCAGACTTCATCTCCTTACCCCCAGAGGAGGGGGGCTGCCAGCCTCACCCCCAGCCCCATGGCCTCTCCTCTCAGGCTCCGCAGGGCTGGGAGCAGAGTGTCGTCTGGTGGTTGGTCGTCTGGTGGGTCAAGTGTAGACAAAGAGGAGCGTGTCTTCTACATGGATGACTTGGACGGGACACAGAAGCAAGGCTATTCTCTTCCTAACTCCCCATATCTGAATATGAGGCGGAACATGTCTTGCCCTTCTTCACCGTGGACCAGCTTGTCCAGGAAGTGTGCGGAGGCAGCCCTCCAGCGCAGCAAGAACTGGCCCAGCAGTAGCAGGCTCTCGATCCCAGACCCTGCggctctctctgtccgccccatCTACCTGAATGGGGAGGGGTTGAGCCAGAATGTGAGCCAGGATGTTTTAGAGACGGCAGAGCTGATTGCacagaggatgaagaggatgaaACTCTCTGTAACTGTGATCAATCCCCCATCTCCCAACCTGTCTACCTGGACCGAGAAGGTGAAAGAGGAAAAAGATGACGATGAAGACGACGATGAAGAGGATTCACAGCTGCAGTCTCTGAATGAAGGGGCCACATACTGCCAGATCAGCCCCTGTATCTGCCTCCAGTGCCCCAGTCTGCATATATTCCCACCAGACCATGACACCTACGGCTGCCTGACTCCCCAAACCCAAGGTCCCCCCTTATCTGTTGTTAGAAGCCCAGCTCTGAGCCCCAGGgaacaggggaaggagaggagccaTGTGCTGGGCCCACGGTTCTCTTCACTACGGGCCAAGGGTCAACAGAGAGATGGTGTTCCAGCATCTGTTACCTGCCCCAGCCTGACCCAGTGGAGAACCAATGGAGATGGGAAGGCTGAACAGAGAGTGGTAGAGGCGGAGCCAGAGGAATCCCCCCCGTCTCAGTTCAG CTATCAACCCAGCAGTAATAACACAGAGGGGATTGAGCATCCTGACATCCAGTTGGCCTGCCACAATATCCGATCCCGTTTCAATAGCAGCGGTGACCTCCTTCACCGTCTGTTTGTGTGCATCTCAG GTGTTGCAGACCAGCTACAAAGCAACTACTCCAGTGACCTAAGAACCATATTGAAGACACTCTTCCAGATAATGACAACTAAGACAGTTCTTGCAGAAGAAGACAAGAAAAGGAAAG CATCCTTAGGCCTGAGTAACAAGGCTCTGGAGGACTGTGCCTTGTGTATGGAGTGGCTGTCCGCCTCCCCATCGATGGAGCAAGATGTCCAATGTGAAG CGCTCCCAAACTGGGTTCCTGATGAGGCCTGTAGCGTCTGCACAGCATGTAACGCCCCCTTCACCTTAATACGCAAGAAGCACCACTGCAGGAGCTGTGGCAAG ATCTTCTGTTCTCGCTGCTCTGCCCGCTCAGCGCCTCTACCGCGGTACGGCCAGGTCAAGGCTGTGAGGGTATGCACCCACTGCTACATGTTTCACGTCACGCCATTCTGCCCCTGGAACAGCAACTGA
- the LOC112256018 gene encoding lateral signaling target protein 2 homolog isoform X1 has translation MNRFRKWFHKPKKSDQQLLAQFYCADEELRQVAAKLNSLNGKNEPQRCALLVSQFRSCQDNVLSILNQIMNECIPGERANRDFYVKFPDEIQQENLEGQLWFGAECLAAGSIIMNQEAESEAMRPLAKELTRCIDEVRNIARDQALRNRNIYTELLCQALRKFDNLFAGFEFSYVSAMVPVKSFKQYDIQQDVTVLFCETVSRALKRGYITQDLIDDYEPALMFTIPRLAIVCGLMVFPDGPMKLDGELEDMSELFRPFHSLLKKIRNLLRTLKEEELHSLERNLCVTHEEGLVARRCSSAIPHSAITLAQQLEHTMHGKQGAKSQSSVPPQACVVMEEDKEDNPSLLQVEPGRLEWDPEVELSSSMQTDIMEMELLSMMFYQAGDEMSSFLSPAPSQTSSPYPQRRGAASLTPSPMASPLRLRRAGSRVSSGGWSSGGSSVDKEERVFYMDDLDGTQKQGYSLPNSPYLNMRRNMSCPSSPWTSLSRKCAEAALQRSKNWPSSSRLSIPDPAALSVRPIYLNGEGLSQNVSQDVLETAELIAQRMKRMKLSVTVINPPSPNLSTWTEKVKEEKDDDEDDDEEDSQLQSLNEGATYCQISPCICLQCPSLHIFPPDHDTYGCLTPQTQGPPLSVVRSPALSPREQGKERSHVLGPRFSSLRAKGQQRDGVPASVTCPSLTQWRTNGDGKAEQRVVEAEPEESPPSQFSYQPSSNNTEGIEHPDIQLACHNIRSRFNSSGDLLHRLFVCISGVADQLQSNYSSDLRTILKTLFQIMTTKTVLAEEDKKRKASLGLSNKALEDCALCMEWLSASPSMEQDVQCEALPNWVPDEACSVCTACNAPFTLIRKKHHCRSCGKIFCSRCSARSAPLPRYGQVKAVRVCTHCYMFHVTPFCPWNSN, from the exons ATGAACAGATTTCGAAAGTGGTTTCACAAACCTAAG AAATCGGACCAACAATTGCTCGCCCAGTTCTACTGTGCTGATGAAGAGCTGAGGCAAGTGGCTGCCAAGCTCAACAGCCTGAATGGCAAGAACGAACCCCAACGCTGTGCCCTGCTGGTCAGCCAGTTCCGCTCCTGCCAG gacaatgTGCTGAGCATCCTCAACCAGATCATGAATGAGTGTATTCCAGGCGAGAGAGCCAACCGAGATTTCTATGTCAAGTTCCCAGACGAGATCCAACAAGAGAACCTGGAAGGCCAGCTGTGGTTTGGAGCTGAG TGTTTGGCTGCTGGCTCCATCATCATGAACCAGGAGGCTGAGAGCGAGGCAATGCGTCCCCTAGCAAAGGAACTCACTCGCTGCATAGATGAAGTACGGAACATCGCCCGTGACCAGGCTCTTCGCAATCGGAACATCTATACAGAGCTACTGTGCCAGGCCTTGAGAAAATTTGACAACCTGTTTGCAGGTTTCGAGTTCAG CTATGTTTCAGCCATGGTACCAGTCAAGTCCTTTAAACAGTATGACATCCAACAGGATGTCACTGTGCTGTTCTGTGAGACAGTGTCCAG GGCACTAAAACGGGGATATATCACTCAAGACCTGATCGATGACTATGAGCCTGCACTCATGTTTACAATCCCACGATTAGCTATAGTGTG tggtctaATGGTGTTTCCTGATGGCCCCATGAAGCTGGATGGTGAGTTGGAGGACATGTCTGAGTTATTCAGGCCCTTCCACTCTTTACTGAAGAAAATTAG GAATCTCCTGCGCACGCTCAAGGAAGAAGAGCTTCATTCGTTGGAACGCAACCTCTGTGTCACTCATGAAGAGGGTTTGGTTGCCCGCCGCTGTTCTTCAGCCATACCACATTCAGCCATCACTCTGGCCCAGCAACTAGAGCATACCATGCATGGGAAGCAGGGGGCAAAGTCCCAGTCAAGTGTTCCTCCTCAGGCATGTGTCGTGatggaggaggacaaggaggacaACCCTTCCCTCCTGCAAGTTGAACCTGGCCGTTTAGAGTGGGACCCAGAGGTTGAGCTGtcatcctccatgcagactgacatcatGGAGATGGAGCTGCTCAGCATGATGTTCTACCAGGCGGGAGATGAGATGTCCAGCTTTCTGTCCCCAGCACCCAGCCAGACTTCATCTCCTTACCCCCAGAGGAGGGGGGCTGCCAGCCTCACCCCCAGCCCCATGGCCTCTCCTCTCAGGCTCCGCAGGGCTGGGAGCAGAGTGTCGTCTGGTGGTTGGTCGTCTGGTGGGTCAAGTGTAGACAAAGAGGAGCGTGTCTTCTACATGGATGACTTGGACGGGACACAGAAGCAAGGCTATTCTCTTCCTAACTCCCCATATCTGAATATGAGGCGGAACATGTCTTGCCCTTCTTCACCGTGGACCAGCTTGTCCAGGAAGTGTGCGGAGGCAGCCCTCCAGCGCAGCAAGAACTGGCCCAGCAGTAGCAGGCTCTCGATCCCAGACCCTGCggctctctctgtccgccccatCTACCTGAATGGGGAGGGGTTGAGCCAGAATGTGAGCCAGGATGTTTTAGAGACGGCAGAGCTGATTGCacagaggatgaagaggatgaaACTCTCTGTAACTGTGATCAATCCCCCATCTCCCAACCTGTCTACCTGGACCGAGAAGGTGAAAGAGGAAAAAGATGACGATGAAGACGACGATGAAGAGGATTCACAGCTGCAGTCTCTGAATGAAGGGGCCACATACTGCCAGATCAGCCCCTGTATCTGCCTCCAGTGCCCCAGTCTGCATATATTCCCACCAGACCATGACACCTACGGCTGCCTGACTCCCCAAACCCAAGGTCCCCCCTTATCTGTTGTTAGAAGCCCAGCTCTGAGCCCCAGGgaacaggggaaggagaggagccaTGTGCTGGGCCCACGGTTCTCTTCACTACGGGCCAAGGGTCAACAGAGAGATGGTGTTCCAGCATCTGTTACCTGCCCCAGCCTGACCCAGTGGAGAACCAATGGAGATGGGAAGGCTGAACAGAGAGTGGTAGAGGCGGAGCCAGAGGAATCCCCCCCGTCTCAGTTCAG CTATCAACCCAGCAGTAATAACACAGAGGGGATTGAGCATCCTGACATCCAGTTGGCCTGCCACAATATCCGATCCCGTTTCAATAGCAGCGGTGACCTCCTTCACCGTCTGTTTGTGTGCATCTCAG GTGTTGCAGACCAGCTACAAAGCAACTACTCCAGTGACCTAAGAACCATATTGAAGACACTCTTCCAGATAATGACAACTAAGACAGTTCTTGCAGAAGAAGACAAGAAAAGGAAAG CATCCTTAGGCCTGAGTAACAAGGCTCTGGAGGACTGTGCCTTGTGTATGGAGTGGCTGTCCGCCTCCCCATCGATGGAGCAAGATGTCCAATGTGAAG CGCTCCCAAACTGGGTTCCTGATGAGGCCTGTAGCGTCTGCACAGCATGTAACGCCCCCTTCACCTTAATACGCAAGAAGCACCACTGCAGGAGCTGTGGCAAG ATCTTCTGTTCTCGCTGCTCTGCCCGCTCAGCGCCTCTACCGCGGTACGGCCAGGTCAAGGCTGTGAGGGTATGCACCCACTGCTACATGTTTCACGTCACGCCATTCTGCCCCTGGAACAGCAACTGA